ATCTGTAGTCCTACCTTTTCCCTCTGTAAGATGGGATCTGAGGAGTCTCCCGAGACAACAGCTATACACGTGCACTCTCATCTACTTGGAAACAGCAAGTCTTAGTTGGGCAATTAGCAGGTTCTGAAGGCTTTATGTTTCTTAATATCTGACCTCTCTCCAAAACCTCCTGAGTGCTTCCATGCTGTTTCACCATATTGCTACTTCAAAGGAGTCATTAATTTTAGCCAACTGGAGGTTGCCTGCCAATGAGGTACCACAAAGCTTTTTCCAGTCCATTTGTTGATTACTAGGTCTCTCAGACCCATCCAGGTATCCTGAACCTGGCACATCAAAACTGATGatagacattttattttgtgtgcatgtCTTAAAGTGCCACCTGTTAGATTCAAGAGATTGgatgaaaatttcaaatttcagtaGCAATGAGAAAAGGCAATCAAATATCTTTTAGCTCTTCTTGTTCTCAAAGCTTAAAAACATGATTCAGATGCACCCTGGCAGTGCAGTAaagggagggaaataaaaataattggaaatctatttattactttatttatatGTCAGGATCCTTTATTCAACTTTGCAGATTTTGCAGCCTCATTcatggctttttattttattttatttatttatttattgagttTTGTAGTATTAAAATCTCATTTCCCAGGTTCTTACTGGAGATCAGCGGCTCCCTCCACTTCCTTTGCTATCTGGACAGCAAGGTACAAGTTCTGCAGGTTTTCTGCAACTGTTGTTTTATGACTGCCTGTAGTCAGCCTAATATTTGGGATGTGGAGAACATCAATGATTGGTCTGGTACCCTGGAGAATTTCAGGAAAACCTGCTTCTGGTTGTGCACTCCTACTTTCAAGTATTATAGTAGTAGCTTGCATCTTCAGTTTGATACTGCACAGTGCAAACTGATAACTAATCTTGGGGAAAAGACTAAAGAACAAGGCCAAATTATCATGACTGTGTTGTTTGTTAGTTAAGAGTAGAGTGTGATACACAGCTACAATCACAcatcttaaaattaaatcatCTATTTTCATATGGAAACTCCAAATTTCATCCACTCTGTTCACAACACAGCCATTGAACTTTTACCTGAAACCTAAAACTAAGCTTACACTCATGACAGTCAGAAAACAACAGGTTTTATAATATACCACAAGTATGACTCAAGAAAGCTATTTTATCACCACAAATTTAACCTTGAGAAGAGTaacaattactttttaatgttgtttcttCTAAAGAATAGCTAAGAAATATATGATTTAGAGATGATAAATTATGAGCTTCTCTATGCTTAACTTTTCTTATTTAGGACATTTTTGAGACTACAGATGATAGCTATTCAAACATATGTCACATCAGGCTAAATTTTAGTTAATTTAAATTCTACATTAGAAATAGCTGAGAGGTTTATGCAGTTGGTCCACATGACAATGCCCAATATCTGAGGAGtacaagaaataataaagtttCTGAATAACTGGTATAATTATTCATCTATAAACTTCATATAAACATGATGATGGACtatgtaggaaaaaatgttctctgtggAGACAAAGAACACATCTCTCAGTAATTACCTTTGTAAAACACAACTGTACATATCAAGAGGAATTTAAGCCAAGGTGACAATCTGAGTTAATGTCTTCAAACCaacatttttaaacttaaacCAATTTTGAGGTACAGTGGGAAAAAAGCTGTCTGAATTTACAAATCTTTGCATATTGTGAGGGTCTCTTCTGTCTTGAAGTTCTTTCAGTGCTCACTGTTGCTGCAAATACAGCATGTTCTTCACAGGCAGTGCACAACTAGGGCCAAGGATCCCACTTAAAGAATGGGCAAAATAGAGACAAATATGCCTGCCTgcctatttattattattattattattattatattttttaagcttGTGTCATCTGAAATGGAGGGCTAAAGGAAGATTGAAATTCCATAAGAGTGAGATTAGCAGGAAACAGGAACAGTTAGATGTCAAATgagatttcaagaaaataagGGGCCCCCGGACATTAAAACATCCTTTTACAGCTCTGTTTATCTGGCTTAataatgtgttttcagtgtgttttctaacattttaatgctgttaCATTTGCTTTTCACCAGTGACCAACAACCTGAAATGCCAGCATTGACTTTACTGAACAGTTATGAATATTGTTTCCTCATTTAGTTAGGACTTCCTTTCACTCTGGATGACATTGCTCTGACAGATCCCTGAACACCTCCATCAAATGCTAGGGAACATTTTAATGAGCTACCTCCTGTCACACTATAAGATCTACCTCCTCTGGTGACACACAATAGCTGACCATGTGTGGATTCACACTGTGCTGAAAGTAAATGGGTTATTTTAAGCCATTTTCAGACAGTCAATCTAGCTAATCTGTGCCTTGCAAAGAGCAAGCTCAGAGTCAGAGTGTAACTTCCACTTGAAGGTAGGGTACTAGTTAAGAGTGGAATCCTTTAACCAACATTGTTTGAGATCCTCAAATGAAACACAGgtgtgtgcttttttctctcagatgacaacattataatttttttaaactcttacACTCTTAAAATGAATACACAGAGAAAAGTACCATGgcaagatatttcttttttttttcctttttccttttttttttcctatgcatGTTTGTGTGTTCTCTACAAAATAGTGATTAAAATAGTGATCTGaagtctctttctttccttttttttccccatatattACTTGCACTGAATTTTTGAACAAACTCCGTCAAACTCCATTCTGCTCTGTTATTTCAGATCAACAGCTAATTTAGAATTTAAGGTATCCATAATAGGACAGAGCTTGTAGGTTTTTGGAAAGAGAGGTGTTTCTCACTTAAGAGCACACTGTCTCCAGTCAAATTCTACAACtgtttcacaaaaacaaacaaacaaaagaaattaatctaCTAGAAccatatttaaatgaaactcTTAAACACATTAAGCATTTAAACCATTGAGACCAAATGTGCTTAATTACTTTGCTCTATTCAAATTATAATGATTATAGTAATTAGTGCATGCTCAGTTATATCTTGTGAATGCATGCATTTAATGgctatttaatatataaactGATAACATTTGcagtgagaaaaggaaatagaaatagCTGTAGTGtagtgaaaatacattttacagtaaaaagataaaaaataaataaaattcttcccCATGTAACAAAGTTGGTATAACCATTGGTAGCGGTGTATTTTTCCATGCTACTTATCCCTCTATATGTTTAATAATAATTGACAGAAAATATGACCTATGAGATGATTTGGTAATTCTCTGTGGggtttttgccattttttcaaacattttgaagaaatacctcaaacagaaaacaggtagGCTTCAAAAGCAATGTCTATTCCCACTTTTTGTCTCCTGGTCTGAGCATCAAGTCTTCATGGGTCACAGACTCTCTATTTTAACTGTTGTTGTTTCCCCCAGTTCAAATGGTTTTCTTCCAGACTGGAATCCAGGAGCACTGAGATCCCACATCTGATGTAGGGATTAGACACATGGAGCTGGAGAGTGTGTGAGTTTCAGGTGGTACTTGAGAACTTACCActtgaaaatacacttttttttttttttttttttttttccatgatggGAGCTTCCCCTTTGGTGGACTTCCAAGACTATCTTCAGCTCCCAAAACTACCTGTTGTTATTACAGATTTGTAGAGGGAGGGAGCTTTGTAGAGGGAAATAGCTTTCAATAGTAAATGTAAGATGTTCTAACTTTAATtcctcttttaaatattttttcccaaatttctCATATAACTGGATTAGTATAGTGACTTTTCCAGTAACACCACAGGAGAAtgaatcatcttttttttttttgttttaattttttttttcctgagcactCATAAATTAGGTAAACaccataaattattttactgatttAATAAACTCTTTTCCTTATTTAGTCAATGTTACATGAGGTTATGAAGCATATCTGGCTGTGTTCTCAGTAGCATACTTTGTTAAAGTCTcattaatgcattttcttaaattatggCAAGTGGTAAGTCAGGAATCAAGAATTTAAATTCACTTACAAGCAGgctgttttaaatacaaattttgaaATTGCCAATAAGTATTTGACCATATTTCCTTACTTACTTAGACCTAATCCCTAATAATTTAAATTGGCCAATCTATAAAATATTGCAGCAGTTCTGAATACTGTATTATATAAAAACTTGCAAGAATATATATGTTTGAGGTGTTCCAAGAACAAGTTTCCATAACAAGAAATTGTTAAGATTCTCAGTCAAGACAATATCAATTTCCTTGATGTATGTCAGTGtgtgaaaataggaaaaatactgtattgtTGGAAATATGTTGAAATCTCAGTAGTGTGCAATACATCACGCTTAGAAAGTAGATTTATTTGCAAATGTATTGATCCAATTAATTTCAAGTAGGAAAATAATCACAAACAAGAAACAGCCattgcaaacaacaaaaaagacagtTATGTTGTCATCTTGATGTTTTTCCATAGTATATTTTCACACAAGTATGATTTTAGATCTAAATAAGATAACCATAACACACAGTTACCTATAAACTAAGTACacattgttttcctctgctgcatCAGTAATATGAACTTCTCTTGAGTATGTATGGTCTTCTAGCTTTGTTCACATGTAGTTGTCTCTTCAGAATAtagggattttttcttttcattatttccttttcttggctTGAGTTCTCTAGATCATAAGCATCTTGCTGAAGTAACTGTAGGATGTCAGAAGACACAGAATGGTATCAGGGTTTTTTGGTAATGAAAATTATCAATTCCTAGAGAGCTTTATAAGCCCCAAACTCAGACCTAACCTAATATCAGGCTACAAATTTGCTGAATCCTATGGAAGTGATATTTAAATTCTGCTGAAACTAATGAGATCATTGGTTTTGACTAGAGAAAAGCTGATATGCCCTTCTTCGACTAAATTTGACTTAAAGCTTCCTAATGATTGTCACTTTATAATTTAACCGAAAGACCTCCTAAAACACCCACTCCttgctgttttcagcttttgaggaatatttttatCTCCAAATTCCTACAactaaaaaatcaaaatttatgATGAGTaagtaagaaatgaaataaagctaAATTTTTATCAATCAAATATGTTATATAACTGTGTTTTACTTGGAgttttttaagtgttttcttcagattaaTTCTTGCTGGATCTATTAGGATTTCATCCATTTTCTTATAACATTCTTCCATGGTCAAGTACAATCCTACTGATTTTAGCTGATTGTGGCTGAAAGgaattaaactaaaaatatttttagaccCACCTCAATATTTCCCTAAACAATCAAACTCTGTTACTCACTTAATTCCTTAATAAATAAGAGCTCATCTAAATTCTGTTGATATCAATGGAAAAGCTCTTATGGTTTCAACAGACTTTGGAATCAATCCTGGACGAGTAAGATCATAAGAACTTGTTTCATTGCATAAACTGTTTATTTCAAGCCTGCTCCCTCTGTCTCTAtcccttctttttctattaTGCCTTAAAATTTTTTGTGCTGCTTAACAATGTTCCTAAGCTGAGAGAGAAATacccttttttaatttcacgTGGAGTATGGTTAGGAGTGGTGCTTCCCAACCACCACAAAAAGTGATGCAATTGTAATTGCAGGAGCTGTGATTAAGTTGCAGGCTATTGCATGTGGTCAATGCTATGGTAGCTCTTTTTCAGCAATAAATGTAACAATGGAGTCATCAGAAAACTGGTTCTCAGAGACGTTGCAGACTTTTGCATGGGCCATCCTAGCTGGTATGAAAGATTGAGAATAAGCAAATATAGAGCTGTGATTCAGCAAGCAAAAGGGTATTAGGACTCAGCCAGACTGCCCATGTATCTGtaacagctgaagaaatgtgattttgctGGAAAGCGGGTAGTGCTACTACACAAAGCAACTTTTAATGTAATACATATCAGTGTAAACGGATTCTGTTAAGTGCTCTTCATGTGATCATTGCACTAAGGTACATATGATAGGTGGACTAAAAACAATCACTATTTAGGATTAGCAGTCTTCAGGTGTGGGAGAACAGGCAAGCAGGATTCCCTTGATTCTGGTTTCCTAGCAATGGTAAATCCAGAGTACCTGGTAAAATTACATGTATACATGGGCATGTGTCCATGTATTTTGAATCCAGTTTGTCTTAGGGCCTTGAAAGGTTTTACAGAAACTCTGCCTACAGTTAGTTATGCCTGAATAAATATACAGTAATTTCATGTGTGTTAagcagattttaattttgtactCTGGTTCACTGCCACATGCTTGTTTGGTTTCCTGGAATGGCTATGAAGAGTGGAGAAATTATGTAGTTAAGAATACTTCACATATGTGCATGCATCTTTATCCAAAACAGGCATTCAGCTCTTGAAAAACTACATTAATTCACAACCCTTTCACTAACAGCCATATTAGAGGTATTAGGTATTACAGAATATCAAAAAGGTAAGGAAAGTTTAGACAATATAACAGGAGTGATTTAAACCAAGAACACACAAAGCTTGGAATACATAGGGTATGGATTTTATAAGATCACCGTGAAGACAAAGGGATCACAAAAGCGTAATAGTCATTGAAACTTGCATTTGTGACACTTTACCTCCCAATGCTGAAAGGCTCTACTGTGGCAAACTTTCTGGAGTTGATATACTGTCAGCATTGCTTCCAAGCTGAAGCCATCCAGACCAGCAGGGAACTGTCTTCCTGAAATGAGATCCTCTTCATCTGCCTCTACTGTTTCCCCCACTTGGTTGTTCATGTTGTTGACAAGATTGCAGACATTTAACAGGGTCGTTTTCCAGTAAGGAAGTTTTGCTCTGttaatctgaaaatacaaatgtcCTCTACTTAATGTATTGcaatttttggtttgttttgagTAATAATGTGTGACATTCAAGCATTTTGGTAGGAACAAGTTTGCTTGTTTAAAGTCTTTTTCATCTGCCCAACTTTAATACAATAATTAGAGAGTGCAGAAATTAGGACAActcctttattaaaaacacGAAGTCTGTTTCCCCACTGCCTTACCCTCAAGGTAGATATATGCGATGTTAAAGTAAACTGCTACCAAACCAGAATGGTAGCATTTCATAGTCATTCTACACAGgtgcaaacaaaaacacaaatggaaattaatataaattcatAGGTGTAAGTCAGGACAATGAGTCAGGACCACTGGATAAATTCCCAGTGCCAGATTCCAAGCTGGATGCTTGTGGTTAACTAGAAACTCCTCCCCAGTTCAGAACAAATACCAGTCATTTCAAAATTCCCCAAGAAAAGGACAGAGTCCCTGCTTCAGGGAAAGCTGTCTGATGAGGCTGGATCTGATGTTATGGAATTTGTAAGCCCCAGGATTTTTGGATACTGGAGAGTCATGAACATGAGAGATGTGTATAGAAGGTCTAGGGACTTGGATAAAGGTGGAGCAAAGATGAAATAGAGTTGTGCAAACGAAGTCTTCCTGATTTTGTGGCTGGACTGAAAAACTGAGACCAACTGTTTTTGGGTGGTCCGTAATGAACTATCTCAGGGTTGTtatagaaagacaaaaataaacagaaatttcaccATGGTCTGTGACAATTTTTGCTTAATCCAATACCTTACATTATTTAAGAgctatttatcttttaaaacctttaaaaatacatgagaaaaaacatttttactttttattagtatttttttcaagcaactGTGGTAATAGTTTTCTTTAGCTTTGATtatccatggaaaaaaaatgaagtgaaaaaaataattcctacCTCATtcactgctctgttttctttgccaCTTTCTTTCTCACACTATcaattatttcttccaaattgTATTCCTCTTATTGATGGGTATTAGTTTACTACTTACTGAAACTAGTTTCCTTCAACTGGAACTGGTGATGTAGCAATCTCCAATCAAAAGCCACAgaataaatttctgtttattaatGGCAAGGGTTTCCTTGCTGAATGCATTAGAATTACACTCTACTAATGAACTAAAACGTAGTTTCTTTTCCTGGATGTACCAAATTAAATACGATTATTGCATTAATACAGACATTGCCTTTTACTAACCAACAGCATTAACTGAGAGTGTGAATGCAGTTCTTACCTAGTTGAACATTTGGTAATCACACAACCTGTAGTTTCTTCAAAGCGATTTCCTAACAAAGAGGTATTGTATGTAAGATTTGTGCATATTTGCTACAattttttgagggaaaagaaagaaaatggagagatgtgaacaagaaacaagaaaggcTCTCATCACTAATATCACTAGTTGAAAGAAATGCCCTTTTGTCTTTAATCATTACTTCAGTATATATCTGATATATGCATGCATTTCAGAATGAGAGTAATTTAGTCCTTTGATACAACTGCTGTGTTCTTAGCTTCCTGACAGGGCTCAGAAAACACGTAGTATTTTGTTCTGAGGCTAAGAAGAAAATTCCCAAATTTTATTCAGAAGGTTCTGCATTGTTTCGGCTCATCTGCTGTCCCATTCAGGTGCTCCATTCCGGAAATTAGTCagtttaattatttgaaaagatGTGGCAGGTTCAAAACAAACTTAACCTCTTTAAAGAATGCctaatttaattaagaaaagttAAATTAGCAAAAAGAGCAAGTGTGCACGCGATTTCAAAATCTTTggtcttttcaaaaatatttgtgaaatgcAAAACCATGGAGCTTTTCATACTAAATGAGGTGACTTTTCCAATACAATTCTTTCTCTTGGGTatatgaaagaaatatgaaCTAGTTAAATTGCAATGAAGAATTAAATCTAGGGACAGTGCTATGTGAGCAAGTGAGAACTGTAAGTTGAAACCAAGTCCAGTGGATgggactggaaaagaaaaaaaatggggaaatatGTTATGCCTTcttgaataatttttaataacttttgaTCACAAGATTCTATTTTATGTTACCTTGATGCACGTCTTTGTTTAAAGGAATGCTACTCTCTATTAGTAAAATACTTAAATTGCAGCCTCCATTAGGTGCAATTTGTCTTAGCTGCTACTTATGAGGTTAGGGGAAAATAGTCTTGCAGTTCTGTCTGCAACCATACTTTGTCAGTCAAAAGAGTCTAATTCTCATTAATACCTTGCATATatcacttcaaaatatttttttacttgagTACACATGCTTCTGACTTACACTCCTGTGGACTCACACAACGATACTATAAAGcattaagaactttttttttttttttttttaactgaacatGAAGCTCTCTAGGTCATGTCCACTCACTGAACAAAGCAGTCGTGTTACTTTTCTAATACACTTCACTATTACAGCAAGCATTACAACCACACAGCTTTGTTTGTATGGAAAATCTCTGAGGTGGgtattctggagaaaaagaaaagaaaggcaaaaatagttttagatGACTGTAACACAGATGTTCAGGTACACTTCCAGTGCGTGATATATTTTCCACACAGGTCTAAGCAATACCAACTACAGTTGCTCAAGATATGTTTTGCTATAACACCTCCACGAGAGATCAAAGAACTCATACCTGTCAAGaaggaacacatttttttgaagattaacttgaaaaaaaatcagggaggGATCTGATTGAACAAAAGAGACTGCTGGATgaatcagtatttaaaaattattaatgctAAAGAATTCATGAAGTGAATATTATATACACATTTCCATTGTTGAACATGCGTCTGAAATATGACTCAGATATATGGTTTCCCACACCTTTTTACATCTTGAGAAGtgaaaagagaagttaaaattGACTAAGTAACTGAAATGAGcttgagaatattttcttcttgacaACAGTCCTTTCCTATGAAAAACTTCAGAGAATCCCAAGTTATAATACatctgatatatttttctttccatttctggtTGAATGATGACccaataaaatttatttaatataacttattgttgctgttttgtaatTAATACCTCCCAAATGTTAACTAAtaataaagttctttttttttttatatatatattcttgcCTTCATCTGGTGAAAGGAGGTGAAAAACAGATTCGTAACCAAATAAACCTCAAGAcaccaaaaatataaaaaaagaactTGGACTTAGCTTACAGAATTCCTGAAGTATTATAAGGCAGAGAACGGAAGGCTTTTTCTGGTgctttttcatagaatcataggatcatagcctggtttgggttggaagggaccttaaagatcatctagttccaaccccctgccatgggcttccattagaccaggttgcccaacctggccttgaacatttccagggatggggcatccacagtttcttcaggtaacctgttccaatgcctcgccaccctctgagtaaagaatttcttcctaatatctaatctaaacctactttcttttagttgaaaaatattaccccttgtcctatcactacactccctgacaaagagtccctctcctgctttcctgaaagctccctttaagtactgaaaggctgctataaggtctccctggagccttcccttctccagggaGACCTTCTAGCAGCCTTCTTTTTCTGGTACACTTCCttgttgttagttttgtttcatGAATTCCTCTACATAGAGCAAAGCAGGaatttcacttgtttttcaTCAACATTAATGAAAGAGTGTGCAGATATCTCAGCATGCTGCTGAAGTCATGCAAAAGTATCAGTAGTATAAACCGTATTGGCTCAACAGGTCTGCACTGTCTAC
This is a stretch of genomic DNA from Cygnus atratus isolate AKBS03 ecotype Queensland, Australia chromosome 1, CAtr_DNAZoo_HiC_assembly, whole genome shotgun sequence. It encodes these proteins:
- the NTS gene encoding neurotensin/neuromedin N, translating into MRAQLVCVVLLALASCSLCSDSEEEMKALEADLLTNMYTSKINRAKLPYWKTTLLNVCNLVNNMNNQVGETVEADEEDLISGRQFPAGLDGFSLEAMLTVYQLQKVCHSRAFQHWELLQQDAYDLENSSQEKEIMKRKNPYILKRQLHVNKARRPYILKRSSYY